The following proteins are encoded in a genomic region of Hymenobacter siberiensis:
- a CDS encoding TIGR00266 family protein, with the protein MTSHDVDYRILGSDIQVLEIELDPNETVIAEAGAMVYMEEAIAFETKMGDGSEPDQGLMGKLFSAGTRLITGESLFLTHFTHRGGFGKSKVAFSAPYPGTIIAVDLREMPAGLIVQKDGFLAAARGTKISLHFNQKLGAGLFGGEGFILQKLTGDGKAFVHAGGTIIEKRLNNELLRVDTGCVVAFEPGIDFSVARAGGLKSMIFGGEGLLLATLRGSGRVWLQSMPVKKLIRALAPGGGNSQKESGGVLGGLFNGMMDE; encoded by the coding sequence ATGACTTCCCACGACGTTGACTACCGCATCCTCGGCTCCGATATTCAGGTGCTCGAAATTGAGCTCGACCCCAACGAAACCGTCATTGCCGAGGCCGGGGCCATGGTGTACATGGAAGAAGCCATTGCCTTTGAAACCAAGATGGGCGATGGCTCCGAGCCCGACCAGGGCCTGATGGGCAAGCTATTCTCGGCCGGCACGCGCCTCATCACCGGCGAGTCGCTGTTTCTCACGCACTTCACGCACCGGGGTGGCTTTGGCAAGAGTAAAGTGGCCTTTTCGGCTCCCTATCCCGGCACCATCATCGCGGTCGATTTGCGGGAGATGCCCGCCGGCCTCATCGTGCAGAAAGATGGGTTCCTGGCCGCCGCGCGGGGCACCAAAATCAGCCTGCACTTCAACCAGAAACTAGGAGCCGGCCTGTTTGGCGGTGAGGGCTTCATCTTGCAGAAGCTGACCGGCGACGGCAAAGCCTTCGTGCACGCGGGCGGCACCATCATCGAAAAGCGCCTCAACAACGAGCTGCTGCGCGTGGATACCGGCTGCGTGGTGGCCTTCGAGCCGGGCATTGATTTCAGCGTGGCCCGGGCGGGCGGCCTCAAATCCATGATATTTGGTGGCGAAGGGCTACTGCTGGCCACCCTGCGCGGCAGTGGCCGCGTGTGGCTGCAGTCCATGCCCGTCAAAAAGCTCATCCGGGCACTGGCCCCGGGCGGCGGCAATTCCCAAAAAGAAAGCGGCGGCGTATTGGGCGGCCTGTTTAATGGGATGATGGACGAATAG
- a CDS encoding toxin-antitoxin system YwqK family antitoxin, translating to MTSFRLPLLLVFSALLSGCVGSRFALAPPAWAFWLPNRFDRHGLETGRWRTYYDDGRHRPHTAGRYRHGQPVRTFQYYDPAGQLDRTETYRKEGYCEVSYWHPGGQLARRGPAQWVTGKGQVPRFYWYGTWTSYAPDGQISAVQTYADGNITRAETYENGQLTQIETFDRNKRTRLETYADGQLIKVESFEKGLRIGTTNTL from the coding sequence ATGACGTCCTTCCGACTCCCGTTATTGCTTGTATTCAGTGCCTTGCTGAGCGGCTGCGTCGGCTCACGCTTTGCGCTTGCGCCGCCCGCGTGGGCCTTTTGGCTGCCCAACCGCTTCGACCGGCATGGCCTCGAAACCGGCCGCTGGCGCACCTACTACGACGATGGCCGCCACCGGCCCCATACCGCCGGGCGCTACCGCCACGGCCAACCGGTCCGCACCTTTCAGTACTACGACCCAGCAGGCCAGCTTGACCGCACCGAAACCTACCGCAAGGAGGGCTACTGCGAGGTGAGCTACTGGCATCCGGGCGGGCAACTGGCCCGGCGCGGCCCGGCCCAGTGGGTAACCGGTAAGGGCCAGGTCCCGCGCTTCTACTGGTACGGCACCTGGACGAGCTACGCGCCCGATGGGCAGATTTCGGCCGTGCAGACCTATGCCGATGGCAACATCACCCGCGCCGAAACCTACGAGAACGGCCAGCTCACGCAGATTGAAACCTTCGACCGGAACAAGCGCACCCGCCTCGAAACCTATGCCGACGGCCAGCTCATCAAAGTAGAGTCCTTTGAAAAAGGCCTGCGCATCGGCACTACCAATACGCTGTGA
- a CDS encoding glycosyltransferase family 39 protein has protein sequence MLPLPLRTFFAARQRSFYVRLYFGLLLLVGLFCYKDYGVSWDEPVDRTNGMVSAKYVGGLVAPEWTSNQAAFTDTPDIHGYRENDHGVLFEMPLAFVDQLIDIRDSRTYYLLRHFAVFLVFVAGTWALYHIGRVRFNSWRLGLLLSTLLVLSPRFFAEAFYNGKDIVFLAFFTLGAYTLVRLLQRPSLARAAVHGVATAAAIDVRILGILLIALTVGMVGLEVLFGDDAKARRWQFARALPVFGVVVVVAVIIGWPYLWEAPVDNFLTSLENMKRFRWDGEVIYLGERVSTLALPWHYAPVWIAVTTPVAYIVAFLLGSVATGYALLRHPIATLRTFEGRLDVLFIGWFALPIIMVIALHSVIYDGWRHLYFVYPALLLVALRGARALWQQGQRLRWLRPVAVGAAGLAGLEMVYTVGRMVQAHPQEQVYFSFLPGEEVDRLFERDYWGLSYRQGLEWVAQHDPAAQLNVMGQNGGLIENNLAIMKPEVRARFRVWQPGQEQEAGKQLYFLGAYRTHPEAYPPSLGGEIYTLKPYGVTALSVLHPW, from the coding sequence ATGCTTCCTCTCCCCCTGCGCACTTTTTTTGCCGCTCGGCAGCGCTCCTTCTACGTACGGCTTTATTTTGGTCTGCTGCTGTTGGTGGGCCTGTTTTGCTACAAAGACTACGGGGTATCGTGGGATGAGCCCGTGGACCGTACCAACGGCATGGTGAGCGCCAAGTACGTGGGGGGGCTCGTGGCACCAGAATGGACGAGCAACCAGGCGGCGTTTACCGACACGCCCGACATTCACGGCTACCGGGAGAACGACCACGGCGTGCTCTTTGAAATGCCGTTGGCCTTTGTCGACCAGCTCATTGATATCCGCGACTCACGCACCTACTACCTGCTCCGGCACTTTGCCGTGTTCCTCGTATTTGTTGCCGGCACCTGGGCCTTGTACCACATTGGGCGCGTGCGCTTTAATAGCTGGCGGCTGGGCTTGCTGCTGAGCACGCTGCTGGTATTATCGCCCCGCTTCTTTGCCGAAGCCTTTTACAACGGCAAGGACATTGTATTTCTGGCATTTTTTACGTTGGGCGCCTACACGCTGGTGCGCCTGCTGCAACGGCCGTCGCTGGCCCGCGCGGCGGTGCACGGCGTGGCCACGGCGGCGGCCATCGACGTGCGTATTCTGGGTATTCTGCTCATTGCGCTCACCGTGGGCATGGTGGGCCTGGAAGTGCTGTTCGGGGACGATGCCAAGGCTCGGCGCTGGCAATTTGCCCGGGCGCTGCCGGTTTTTGGCGTGGTGGTGGTGGTGGCTGTTATCATCGGCTGGCCTTATTTGTGGGAGGCCCCGGTTGACAACTTCCTGACCTCGCTCGAAAACATGAAGCGTTTTCGCTGGGACGGGGAGGTAATCTACCTGGGCGAGCGGGTTTCGACGCTGGCCCTGCCGTGGCACTACGCGCCGGTCTGGATTGCCGTTACCACGCCCGTGGCCTACATCGTGGCCTTCCTGCTGGGCTCAGTGGCCACCGGCTACGCGTTGCTGCGGCACCCCATTGCCACGCTGCGCACTTTCGAGGGGCGGCTGGACGTGTTGTTCATCGGCTGGTTTGCGCTTCCCATTATCATGGTAATTGCGTTGCACTCGGTCATTTACGACGGCTGGCGGCATCTGTACTTTGTGTATCCGGCCCTGCTGCTGGTGGCCTTGCGCGGGGCCCGGGCACTGTGGCAGCAGGGGCAGCGGCTGCGCTGGCTGCGGCCGGTGGCGGTAGGAGCCGCCGGGCTGGCCGGGCTCGAAATGGTGTACACTGTTGGGCGCATGGTGCAGGCCCACCCCCAGGAGCAGGTGTACTTCTCCTTCCTGCCGGGCGAGGAAGTTGACCGGTTGTTTGAGCGCGATTATTGGGGGCTCTCGTACCGGCAAGGGCTGGAGTGGGTGGCGCAGCACGACCCCGCTGCTCAGCTCAACGTGATGGGCCAGAACGGTGGCCTTATCGAGAACAACCTCGCCATCATGAAGCCCGAGGTGCGGGCGCGTTTCCGGGTGTGGCAGCCGGGCCAGGAGCAGGAGGCCGGCAAGCAGCTCTACTTTCTGGGAGCATACCGCACCCATCCCGAGGCGTATCCGCCGAGCTTAGGGGGCGAGATATACACCCTGAAGCCCTACGGGGTCACGGCGCTGTCGGTGCTGCACCCGTGGTAA
- the kynU gene encoding kynureninase, whose translation MNPLAPSTAHLDAADPLAAFRQEFHLPPGPDGRPCAYFCGNSLGLMPKAARAAVEQEFATWERLGVEGHFQAPSFWMHFHDTLTEATARLVGALPLEVVVMNNLSVNLHLLLVSFYRPTGSRYKILMEGGAFPSDQYAIESQARLHGLDPAEAIVELVPRPGEHTLRTADIEAKIAELGDSLATVLIGGVNYYTGQAFDMAAIARAGHAVGAYVGFDLAHAAGNLELHLHDWDVDFACWCTYKYLNSGPGGTSGVFVHERFAQRPDLVRLAGWWGHDASVRFQMKKGFRPMAGAAGWQLSNAQIFPMAIHRASLEIVDRAGGMAALRRKSEQLTARLESLIHGLGLPANKLEIITPADPAQRGCQLSVLVHERGRELFDFLAAQGIIADWREPNVIRLAPVPLYNSFEDVERVGAALARFFS comes from the coding sequence ATGAATCCTTTGGCCCCCTCCACCGCCCACCTCGACGCTGCCGACCCGCTAGCCGCTTTCCGCCAGGAGTTTCACCTGCCGCCCGGCCCCGATGGCCGGCCCTGCGCCTACTTCTGCGGCAACTCGCTGGGGCTGATGCCGAAAGCTGCCCGAGCCGCCGTCGAGCAGGAGTTTGCCACTTGGGAGCGGCTGGGCGTGGAAGGCCATTTTCAGGCCCCCTCGTTCTGGATGCACTTCCACGACACCCTCACCGAGGCCACGGCCCGGCTGGTGGGCGCCCTGCCCCTGGAGGTAGTCGTGATGAACAACCTGAGCGTAAACCTGCACTTGCTACTGGTGTCGTTTTACCGCCCCACGGGCTCGCGCTACAAGATTTTGATGGAAGGCGGCGCATTTCCATCGGACCAGTACGCCATCGAAAGCCAGGCCCGCCTGCACGGCCTCGACCCCGCCGAGGCCATTGTGGAGCTGGTACCGCGCCCCGGCGAGCACACCCTGCGCACAGCAGACATTGAAGCCAAAATCGCGGAGCTGGGCGACTCGCTGGCCACCGTCCTCATCGGCGGGGTGAACTACTACACCGGGCAGGCCTTCGACATGGCCGCCATTGCCCGGGCGGGCCACGCCGTGGGGGCCTACGTGGGCTTCGACCTGGCCCATGCCGCCGGCAACCTGGAACTGCACCTGCACGACTGGGATGTGGATTTTGCCTGCTGGTGCACCTATAAGTACCTCAACTCCGGCCCCGGCGGCACCTCGGGCGTGTTTGTGCACGAGCGGTTTGCCCAGCGGCCCGACCTTGTGCGGCTGGCCGGCTGGTGGGGTCACGATGCCTCGGTGCGCTTCCAGATGAAAAAAGGCTTCCGGCCCATGGCCGGCGCGGCCGGCTGGCAGCTCTCCAACGCCCAGATTTTCCCAATGGCCATTCACCGCGCCAGCCTCGAAATCGTGGACCGGGCCGGGGGCATGGCCGCGCTGCGCCGCAAAAGCGAGCAGCTCACCGCCCGCCTCGAAAGCCTCATCCACGGCCTGGGCCTGCCGGCCAATAAGCTCGAAATCATCACGCCCGCCGACCCGGCCCAGCGCGGCTGCCAGCTCTCGGTGCTGGTGCACGAGCGGGGCCGCGAGCTATTCGATTTCCTGGCCGCCCAGGGCATCATCGCCGACTGGCGCGAACCGAATGTCATCCGCCTGGCACCCGTCCCGCTCTATAATTCGTTTGAGGATGTGGAACGGGTGGGCGCGGCGCTGGCGCGCTTCTTCAGTTAA